The following proteins are encoded in a genomic region of Mycobacterium sp. 155:
- a CDS encoding TIGR03085 family metal-binding protein, whose translation MTTAAKRERAALVETMRSAGPDAPTLCEGWKTRDLAAHLVVREHRLDAAPGILLPQLAGYTARVQDQITVATGWDELVDKIAAGPPLYSPFFLLDPLVNVAEMFIHNEDVRRAQPGWKPRELDESTVSTLARMVSGMARMTMSRSPARVTLNTPDGKTLVTVGHGPAVTVTGAPSELLMFAAGREQAEVTFSGDDDAVAALRAARRGL comes from the coding sequence ATGACCACAGCAGCCAAGCGTGAGCGCGCGGCGCTCGTCGAAACCATGCGATCCGCAGGCCCGGATGCCCCTACGTTGTGCGAGGGCTGGAAAACCCGTGATCTGGCCGCCCACCTGGTGGTGCGGGAGCACAGGCTCGATGCGGCACCTGGCATTCTCCTGCCACAGCTGGCCGGCTACACGGCCAGAGTTCAGGACCAAATAACGGTCGCCACCGGCTGGGACGAGCTGGTCGACAAGATCGCCGCGGGCCCGCCCTTGTACTCACCGTTCTTCCTGCTCGACCCGCTGGTCAACGTCGCCGAGATGTTCATCCACAACGAGGATGTGCGACGTGCCCAACCCGGCTGGAAGCCAAGGGAACTCGACGAATCCACCGTGAGCACACTGGCCCGCATGGTGTCCGGCATGGCCAGGATGACGATGTCGAGATCACCGGCACGGGTCACGTTGAACACCCCCGACGGCAAGACGCTGGTCACGGTCGGACACGGCCCAGCGGTCACCGTTACCGGTGCACCCAGTGAGCTGCTGATGTTCGCCGCGGGCCGCGAACAGGCCGAGGTGACGTTCTCCGGCGACGACGACGCCGTCGCCGCGCTGCGGGCCGCCCGCCGCGGCCTCTAG
- a CDS encoding HNH endonuclease signature motif containing protein — MLANAVVDRETVLAVFDEYDTVCEKLAALTFAAMTLPELLELQSRREIHARRAPAVDHRLLAEAQTRTTAREIGAKNWAEVLAIRLRISRTDATRRIADAALLGPRTATTGEPLPPVLPATAAAQATGQINTGHVAVITTFFDTCPVPLDAPTHAQIDDDLAAIACGNSPEILKRCTQRITFLLHQDGPEPPESVQERRRGIQISPQGLDGLSKMHGYLDAETAATFAAILAKLGAPGMCNRADDTPCVDGTPSTQAIATDTRSTAQRTHDAFLAMGRALLASGTLGQHNGLPVSVVICTTVGELESLSGVATTSSGTRLSIPQVIAMAAHARHYLAVFANHKEIPLYLGRSKRIASPGQRLVLHARDRGCTKPGCANPPDRCQGHHGQRDYAQGGRTDITDLALACPADNRLVNKHGWTTHIRTDGRVEWIPPLLLDTGQDRLNHYWHPEDLSHPNEEPLSDGCGADATDALMRDAESEKPSRKSDEPSNRHGPDDP; from the coding sequence ATGCTTGCGAATGCCGTCGTGGACCGGGAAACGGTGCTGGCGGTGTTCGACGAGTACGACACGGTCTGCGAGAAACTGGCCGCGTTGACCTTCGCGGCGATGACCCTGCCCGAACTGCTGGAGCTGCAATCCCGCCGCGAGATCCACGCCCGCCGCGCCCCCGCCGTGGATCATCGGCTACTCGCCGAAGCCCAAACCCGGACCACCGCCCGCGAGATCGGCGCCAAAAACTGGGCCGAGGTGTTGGCGATCCGGTTGCGGATCAGCCGCACCGACGCCACACGCCGCATCGCCGATGCCGCCCTCCTCGGACCACGCACCGCCACCACCGGTGAACCGTTGCCACCGGTCCTGCCGGCCACCGCCGCAGCCCAGGCCACCGGCCAGATCAACACCGGCCACGTCGCGGTCATCACCACGTTTTTCGACACATGCCCGGTGCCGCTGGACGCACCAACCCACGCCCAGATCGACGATGACTTGGCCGCCATCGCCTGCGGTAACTCCCCGGAAATCCTGAAACGCTGTACCCAACGCATCACGTTTCTGCTCCACCAGGACGGCCCCGAACCCCCCGAATCCGTCCAGGAACGTCGCCGCGGCATCCAGATCTCCCCACAAGGACTCGACGGGTTGAGCAAGATGCACGGGTATCTCGACGCCGAAACCGCGGCCACCTTCGCAGCGATCCTGGCCAAGTTGGGTGCCCCCGGTATGTGCAACCGTGCCGATGACACTCCGTGTGTCGACGGCACCCCCAGCACGCAGGCCATCGCCACCGACACCCGCAGTACTGCGCAACGCACCCACGACGCCTTCCTGGCGATGGGCCGCGCACTGCTGGCCTCAGGGACACTAGGACAACACAACGGATTACCGGTATCGGTGGTCATCTGCACCACGGTGGGGGAACTGGAATCCCTTTCCGGGGTCGCCACCACCAGCAGCGGCACCCGACTATCCATCCCGCAGGTCATCGCCATGGCCGCCCACGCCCGGCACTACCTGGCGGTGTTCGCCAACCACAAAGAAATACCCCTGTATCTGGGCCGCAGTAAACGCATCGCCTCGCCCGGGCAACGCCTCGTGCTGCACGCCCGCGATCGTGGCTGCACCAAACCGGGCTGCGCGAACCCACCGGACCGCTGCCAGGGCCATCACGGCCAACGGGACTACGCCCAAGGCGGCCGGACCGACATCACCGACCTGGCCCTGGCCTGCCCCGCAGACAATCGCCTCGTCAACAAGCACGGCTGGACCACCCACATCCGCACCGACGGCCGCGTCGAATGGATCCCACCCCTACTGCTCGACACCGGCCAAGACCGCCTCAACCACTACTGGCACCCCGAAGACCTCTCCCACCCGAACGAAGAGCCGCTCAGCGATGGCTGCGGCGCGGACGCCACCGACGCCTTGATGCGCGACGCGGAGTCTGAGAAGCCCAGCCGGAAGTCCGACGAGCCCAGCAACCGCCACGGGCCCGACGATCCCTAG
- a CDS encoding LLM class F420-dependent oxidoreductase encodes MDFRVFVEPQQGATYSDQLAVARAAEQLAYSAFFRSDHYLAMSGDGLPGPTDSWVTLAGIARETSTIRLGTMVSSATFRYPGPLAISVAQVDEMSGGRVELGIGAGWFEAEHQAYAIPFPPLGERFDRLTEQLRIITGMWDTPVGEKFDFSGKHYTVVDSPALPKPTQSHPPIIIGGGGPKRTPALAAEFAAEFNIAFVPLDTIKAQFARVADAVNSAGRAADSLTYSAAFVLCAGRTETEIADRAAAIGREVDELRSNSPLVGTPAEIVDKLGPFLESGVQRVYLQVLDMADLDHLELFSNEVVAQLS; translated from the coding sequence GTGGATTTCCGTGTGTTCGTCGAACCCCAGCAAGGCGCTACGTACTCCGATCAGCTGGCTGTTGCCCGCGCGGCCGAACAGTTGGCGTATTCCGCTTTCTTCCGGTCCGACCACTACCTCGCGATGAGCGGTGACGGCCTGCCCGGGCCTACGGACTCCTGGGTCACGCTGGCCGGCATCGCCAGAGAGACTTCGACCATCCGGCTGGGCACGATGGTCAGCTCGGCGACCTTCCGCTACCCCGGACCACTGGCCATCTCCGTCGCTCAGGTCGACGAGATGAGCGGTGGCCGTGTGGAATTGGGCATCGGCGCGGGCTGGTTCGAGGCCGAGCACCAAGCATATGCCATCCCGTTCCCGCCGCTGGGTGAACGGTTCGACCGGCTGACCGAACAACTCCGGATCATCACCGGCATGTGGGACACCCCAGTCGGGGAGAAGTTCGACTTCTCCGGCAAGCACTACACCGTCGTCGACTCACCGGCCCTGCCCAAGCCGACCCAGTCGCATCCGCCGATCATCATCGGTGGTGGCGGCCCCAAGCGCACTCCGGCGCTGGCCGCGGAATTCGCCGCCGAGTTCAACATCGCGTTCGTGCCGTTGGACACCATCAAGGCGCAGTTCGCACGGGTCGCCGACGCGGTCAACTCCGCGGGTCGGGCGGCGGACTCACTGACCTACTCCGCGGCGTTCGTCCTGTGTGCGGGTCGCACCGAGACCGAGATCGCCGACCGGGCGGCGGCCATCGGCCGTGAGGTCGATGAGTTGCGCAGCAATTCACCGCTGGTCGGGACGCCCGCCGAGATCGTCGACAAGCTCGGTCCGTTCCTCGAATCCGGAGTGCAGCGCGTCTACCTCCAGGTGCTCGACATGGCCGATCTCGACCACCTCGAGCTGTTCTCGAACGAAGTCGTCGCCCAGTTGAGCTGA
- a CDS encoding Hsp70 family protein, with amino-acid sequence MRGCLGLSVGATNLVAVADQAPIVRRSLLTLFEDHRPEVGAVNGDGLVITGFVERVGDPIPLLAADGSAHRGEQLLAAAVESLTRTVSPAQRPESTVVAVPAYWSSTAFDAARAALPGVRVVPDAVAALTAIQKHPGLPARGVVALADFGATGTSLTLADSVARFAPIGQTARYDDFSGDLVDQGLLRHVLSSLDAEDSGTAAVAALSQLREESRAAKERLSYQASTGLSGPEPGSMLRLTRAELEAVVDAPLRGVIEALHDLLRRNGVHPAQLAALVTVGGTARIPLVTQRLSEAFRMPVTTVAQAQVVTAVGAGLLARRGEAETAATRRAVMAPSSRTGTVAASALAPAPLAWSVSDQAAEVMDYIPESVSEDSARPAFTFAEPEVEPATAGRTRWYRGILVCAAVLLAVVGTVGLLLSAHADKMDAAPASSPAAPGLAPAEAPLAQVGAAPPTRTVVVQDAPAQAVAPAPAPVVAPSSAPYAVQRQQVASAPAPQAAPDPGPPPAAADIPVPAAAPPALELPPIPQFPIPALPLPQLPVPQLPIPTFPASMPPRPPTHTPAPEPTHVHRQAPEPAPQPSSAPQPSDPTEPTTSAVPTP; translated from the coding sequence ATGCGTGGTTGCCTGGGGTTGTCGGTTGGTGCGACCAACCTGGTAGCGGTCGCTGACCAGGCGCCGATCGTGCGGCGCAGCCTGCTGACCCTGTTCGAGGACCACAGGCCCGAGGTCGGCGCGGTGAATGGGGACGGACTTGTCATCACCGGCTTCGTGGAGCGGGTCGGTGATCCCATCCCGCTGCTCGCGGCCGACGGCTCGGCCCACCGTGGCGAGCAGTTGCTGGCCGCCGCGGTCGAATCGCTCACGCGCACGGTCAGTCCGGCACAGCGGCCTGAGAGCACCGTGGTGGCGGTGCCCGCGTACTGGAGTTCGACGGCATTCGATGCGGCACGCGCCGCACTGCCCGGCGTCCGGGTGGTACCCGATGCCGTTGCGGCGTTGACGGCGATACAGAAGCATCCCGGGCTGCCGGCTCGCGGCGTCGTCGCCCTGGCCGATTTCGGCGCCACCGGAACCAGCCTCACGCTCGCCGATTCCGTCGCGCGTTTCGCACCGATCGGACAGACCGCGCGTTACGACGATTTCTCTGGTGACCTCGTCGACCAGGGGCTGCTGCGGCACGTGCTGAGCAGCCTCGATGCCGAAGACTCAGGTACCGCGGCAGTGGCTGCCCTGTCCCAGCTGCGTGAGGAGTCCCGGGCGGCCAAGGAACGATTGAGCTACCAGGCTTCCACCGGACTGTCCGGCCCGGAGCCGGGCAGCATGCTGAGGCTCACCCGTGCCGAGCTCGAGGCGGTGGTGGACGCGCCGCTGCGCGGCGTGATCGAGGCGCTGCACGATCTACTGCGGCGTAACGGCGTGCACCCGGCGCAGCTGGCGGCGCTTGTGACGGTCGGCGGTACCGCGCGGATTCCTCTTGTGACACAACGACTTTCCGAAGCGTTCCGGATGCCGGTGACTACCGTCGCGCAGGCTCAGGTGGTGACCGCGGTTGGCGCGGGTCTGCTTGCGCGCCGCGGGGAGGCCGAGACCGCGGCGACACGGCGCGCGGTGATGGCTCCGTCTTCCAGGACCGGTACCGTGGCCGCATCGGCGCTGGCGCCGGCCCCGCTGGCCTGGTCGGTGAGCGACCAGGCCGCCGAGGTCATGGACTACATCCCCGAATCGGTGTCCGAGGATTCCGCACGACCCGCATTCACGTTCGCCGAACCCGAGGTCGAGCCCGCTACGGCGGGCCGCACCCGGTGGTATCGCGGCATCCTGGTGTGCGCCGCGGTGCTGCTCGCGGTCGTCGGCACCGTCGGCCTGCTGCTGTCGGCCCACGCCGACAAGATGGACGCCGCACCTGCAAGCTCGCCCGCCGCACCCGGGTTGGCACCCGCCGAAGCTCCGTTGGCGCAGGTCGGGGCGGCGCCGCCCACGCGTACCGTCGTCGTGCAGGACGCCCCTGCTCAGGCTGTAGCTCCAGCGCCCGCCCCCGTAGTGGCACCGTCGTCGGCGCCCTATGCGGTGCAGCGCCAGCAGGTGGCGTCGGCTCCGGCGCCGCAGGCCGCTCCCGACCCGGGCCCGCCGCCCGCAGCCGCGGACATCCCGGTGCCGGCTGCAGCACCCCCGGCTCTCGAGCTGCCACCTATCCCGCAGTTTCCCATCCCGGCATTGCCGCTACCGCAGCTGCCGGTTCCGCAGTTGCCGATCCCGACTTTTCCCGCGTCCATGCCACCTCGGCCGCCGACGCACACGCCGGCTCCGGAGCCGACCCACGTGCACAGACAAGCACCTGAGCCTGCACCTCAACCCAGCTCGGCGCCGCAGCCGTCCGACCCGACGGAGCCGACGACGTCTGCGGTGCCTACGCCGTAA
- a CDS encoding dynamin-like GTPase family protein, translated as MSTSDRVRSILGGTIQAYRGDPAYRDRPDVHNELDRIGRRLNQPIRIALAGTLKAGKSTLVNALVGEDIAPTDATEATRIVTWFRHGPTPKVTANHRGGRRTNVPIARDPHDRSLTFSFSGLDPADVIDLDVEWPAAELVDTTIIDTPGTSSLSRDVSERTHRLLVPEDGVPRVDAVVFLLRTLNAADIALLKQIGELVGGSSGALGVIGVASRADEIGAGRIDAMMSAKDVAKRFTAEMDKTGICQAVVPVSGLLALTARTLRQSEFVALQKLAGVDATEINKAMLSVDRFVREDSSLPVDAATRAALLERFGMFGIRISIAVLRAGISDSVALADELLERSGLIALRDVIDQQFAQRSDLLKAHTALLSLRQFVQHNPIYATPYILADIDPLLADTHAFEELRLLSQLRGRPTTFNEDEMVSLRRIIGGSGTDAASRLGLQPDTPYDGPRAAFAAAQRWRRRAEHPLNDPFTTRACRAAVRSAEALVAEYSAHNR; from the coding sequence GTGAGCACGAGCGATCGGGTGCGCTCGATTCTGGGCGGCACCATCCAGGCGTATCGGGGTGACCCGGCGTACCGTGACCGGCCCGACGTGCACAATGAGCTCGACCGGATCGGGCGTCGGCTCAACCAACCGATCCGTATCGCGCTGGCCGGCACCCTCAAGGCGGGCAAGTCGACGCTGGTGAATGCTCTGGTGGGGGAGGACATCGCACCCACCGACGCCACCGAGGCGACGCGCATCGTCACCTGGTTCCGGCACGGACCGACCCCGAAGGTGACCGCCAACCACCGCGGTGGCCGGCGAACCAACGTGCCGATCGCGCGCGACCCGCACGACCGCAGCCTGACATTCAGTTTCTCGGGGCTGGACCCTGCCGATGTCATCGACCTCGACGTGGAATGGCCCGCCGCCGAACTCGTCGACACCACGATCATCGACACCCCCGGCACGTCGTCGCTCTCGCGCGACGTCTCCGAACGCACGCACCGGCTGCTGGTGCCCGAGGACGGAGTGCCGCGGGTCGACGCGGTCGTGTTCCTGCTGCGGACGCTCAACGCCGCCGACATCGCATTGCTCAAACAGATCGGTGAGCTGGTTGGAGGCTCGTCGGGCGCGCTCGGCGTGATCGGCGTGGCATCGCGCGCCGACGAGATCGGTGCCGGCCGGATCGACGCCATGATGTCGGCCAAGGACGTCGCCAAGCGGTTCACCGCCGAGATGGACAAGACCGGGATCTGCCAAGCCGTGGTGCCGGTGTCGGGGCTGCTCGCGCTGACCGCCCGCACGCTGCGCCAGAGCGAGTTCGTCGCGCTGCAGAAGCTCGCCGGAGTCGACGCCACCGAGATCAACAAGGCCATGCTGTCGGTGGATCGCTTTGTGCGCGAGGATAGTTCGCTGCCGGTGGATGCGGCGACCCGGGCGGCGCTGCTCGAGCGGTTCGGCATGTTCGGCATCCGGATCTCCATCGCGGTGCTGCGTGCGGGCATCTCCGATTCCGTGGCGCTGGCCGACGAACTGCTCGAACGCAGCGGCCTGATCGCACTGCGCGACGTCATCGACCAGCAGTTCGCGCAGCGGTCCGATCTGCTCAAGGCACATACCGCCCTGCTGTCGCTGCGGCAGTTCGTGCAGCACAACCCGATCTACGCGACGCCCTACATCCTGGCCGACATCGATCCGCTCCTGGCCGACACGCACGCGTTCGAGGAACTGCGGCTGCTGAGCCAGCTCCGGGGACGCCCGACGACGTTCAACGAGGACGAGATGGTCTCGCTGCGTCGCATCATCGGCGGTTCGGGCACCGACGCCGCGAGCCGTCTCGGTCTGCAACCCGACACTCCCTACGATGGCCCACGCGCGGCATTCGCGGCCGCGCAGCGCTGGCGGCGGCGGGCCGAGCACCCGCTCAACGACCCGTTCACCACTCGCGCCTGCCGGGCCGCGGTGCGTAGTGCCGAGGCGTTGGTTGCCGAGTATTCAGCCCACAACCGCTGA
- the iniA gene encoding isoniazid-induced dynamin-like GTPase IniA: MTQSNDPRKTAVIVELIDHTSRIAGARDRGDLVESLARAKERITDPHIRVVIAGQLKQGKSQLLNSLLNMPVARVGDDESTVLATVVSYGEQPSARLVVARPDGAEPELVDIPPGELRNDLRRAPQAGGRQVLRVEVTAPSPLLQGGLAFIDTPGVGGHGQPHLSATLGLLPDADAMLMVSDTSQEFTEPELRFIRQALEICPVATIVATKTDLYPHWRDIVAANTAHLQRAGLAVPVTPVSSMLRSHAIQLNDKELNEESNFPAIVKFLSERVLTRENDRIRDQVVDDIRSAAEHLMLAVESELAAINDPDVRAQLTDELERRKQEAQDALAQSALWQQVLNDGIADLTADVDHDLRQRFRTISTHTEKMLDTVDPTAHWAEIGAELEDAVATAVGDNFVWAYQRAEALAAEVADTFTKAGLDAVALPQIDARGMGAGFGEFSSVQKLEAGPIRAGHKVVTGMRGSYGGVLMFGMLTSFAGLGMFNPLSLGAGLLLGRKAYKEDMENRMLRVRGEAKVNVRKFVDDVAFVVGKESRDRLKAIQRQLRDHYRDVANQTNRTLNESLQATLSAAKVEENERNTRVAELERQLNILKQVVEHAGNLAQAAPLGSRG; this comes from the coding sequence ATGACGCAATCGAATGACCCGCGCAAAACAGCGGTGATCGTCGAGCTGATCGACCACACCAGCAGGATCGCCGGCGCCAGAGATCGTGGTGACCTGGTGGAGAGTCTGGCCCGTGCCAAGGAGCGCATCACCGACCCGCACATCCGGGTGGTCATCGCCGGGCAGCTCAAGCAAGGTAAGAGTCAACTGCTCAACTCGCTGCTGAATATGCCCGTAGCCCGGGTCGGTGACGACGAGAGCACGGTGCTGGCCACTGTGGTGTCCTACGGCGAACAGCCCTCGGCGCGGCTCGTGGTGGCCCGGCCCGACGGCGCCGAACCCGAACTCGTCGACATTCCGCCGGGCGAGTTGCGCAACGATCTGCGTCGCGCCCCGCAGGCCGGTGGACGGCAGGTGTTGCGGGTCGAGGTGACCGCGCCCAGCCCCCTGTTGCAGGGCGGGTTGGCGTTCATCGACACCCCGGGCGTGGGTGGCCACGGGCAGCCGCACCTGTCGGCGACGCTGGGCCTGCTGCCCGACGCCGACGCGATGTTGATGGTCAGCGACACCAGCCAGGAATTCACCGAGCCCGAGCTGAGGTTCATTCGGCAGGCACTCGAAATATGCCCGGTGGCAACGATTGTCGCGACCAAGACCGATCTCTACCCGCACTGGCGTGACATCGTCGCCGCCAATACCGCTCACCTGCAGCGCGCCGGACTGGCGGTCCCGGTGACTCCGGTGTCTTCCATGCTGCGCAGCCACGCCATCCAACTCAACGACAAGGAACTCAACGAGGAGTCCAACTTCCCGGCCATCGTCAAGTTTCTCTCCGAGCGCGTGCTGACCCGGGAGAACGACCGGATCCGCGATCAGGTGGTCGATGATATTCGTTCCGCCGCAGAACATTTGATGCTGGCTGTGGAGAGCGAGCTGGCGGCGATCAACGATCCGGATGTTCGCGCGCAGTTGACCGACGAGTTGGAGCGGCGCAAGCAGGAGGCGCAGGATGCCCTGGCGCAGAGCGCACTGTGGCAGCAGGTGCTCAACGACGGTATCGCCGATCTCACCGCCGACGTGGATCACGATCTGCGGCAACGGTTCCGGACCATCAGCACGCACACCGAGAAGATGCTCGACACGGTCGATCCCACGGCACACTGGGCCGAGATCGGTGCCGAGCTCGAGGACGCAGTGGCCACCGCCGTCGGCGACAACTTCGTGTGGGCCTATCAGCGTGCCGAGGCGCTGGCGGCCGAGGTGGCCGACACCTTCACCAAGGCCGGCCTCGACGCGGTTGCGCTGCCGCAGATCGATGCGCGTGGCATGGGCGCGGGTTTCGGTGAGTTCAGCTCGGTACAGAAGTTGGAGGCCGGGCCGATCAGGGCGGGCCACAAGGTCGTCACCGGGATGCGCGGCTCTTACGGCGGCGTGCTCATGTTCGGCATGCTGACTTCCTTCGCCGGTCTCGGCATGTTCAACCCGCTGTCGCTGGGCGCGGGACTTCTGTTGGGCCGCAAGGCTTACAAAGAGGACATGGAGAACCGGATGCTGCGGGTGCGCGGCGAAGCCAAAGTCAACGTACGTAAGTTCGTCGACGACGTGGCGTTCGTGGTGGGCAAGGAATCCCGCGACCGGCTCAAGGCCATCCAACGTCAGCTGCGCGACCACTACCGCGACGTGGCCAACCAGACGAACCGCACCCTCAACGAGTCACTGCAGGCCACCCTCTCGGCGGCCAAAGTCGAGGAGAATGAGCGCAACACCCGTGTCGCCGAACTGGAGCGTCAGCTCAACATCCTCAAGCAGGTGGTTGAGCACGCTGGGAACCTTGCCCAGGCTGCCCCGCTAGGCTCGCGGGGTTAA
- a CDS encoding IniB N-terminal domain-containing protein, whose amino-acid sequence MITLIDFIMDLFRSPAAAAAYVADPEGALRDAGLPNVSAAQLASVAASAAPAGIALGNGDPVYGLQRAVADYHSIASPFSPQTAFTSQPTFAPQTNTDLLSGNSTDLASHNNVPVMSPNQDAGANAQQGAFNLGFGDITLGNKQTTTNTATDGAVVNTGHSSGPIVTGDGAVLGHGNTVNNGDVWAGSGSHVAVGQGNEISDSSQHAGGQIISGNEGPVISDNDLSGGHGGGASASGSGGGLLNIGGSGGHANAGDGGNAGSIIVTSKDSHAVGGDQTTAGHDLGSGNTSSIDSSVHTASSTNTSLSDQSVHDSSVGNTSTLHSDSSVHSSVTDDSVHQVGGLHTNVSTTNDVASHNTVDPHAGFHGF is encoded by the coding sequence ATGATCACCTTGATCGACTTCATCATGGACCTGTTCCGCAGCCCCGCCGCAGCCGCGGCCTACGTGGCCGACCCTGAGGGCGCACTGCGCGATGCCGGCCTGCCGAACGTTTCCGCCGCGCAACTGGCGTCGGTGGCTGCTTCGGCCGCACCCGCCGGCATCGCACTCGGCAACGGCGACCCGGTCTACGGGCTGCAGCGCGCTGTGGCCGACTATCACAGCATCGCCTCCCCGTTCTCCCCGCAGACCGCGTTCACCTCGCAGCCGACCTTCGCGCCGCAGACCAACACCGACCTGCTCAGCGGTAACTCGACGGATCTGGCCAGCCACAACAACGTGCCGGTCATGAGCCCCAATCAGGACGCCGGCGCCAATGCCCAGCAGGGTGCGTTCAACCTGGGCTTCGGAGACATCACCCTGGGGAACAAACAAACCACCACCAACACCGCCACCGACGGTGCCGTGGTGAACACGGGTCACTCCAGCGGTCCCATCGTCACCGGTGACGGTGCGGTGCTCGGCCACGGCAACACCGTCAACAACGGCGACGTCTGGGCCGGCTCCGGCTCGCACGTCGCCGTCGGCCAGGGCAACGAGATCTCGGACAGCTCGCAGCACGCCGGCGGGCAGATCATCTCCGGCAACGAAGGCCCGGTCATCAGCGACAACGATTTGAGTGGCGGCCACGGCGGCGGCGCGAGCGCCAGCGGCAGCGGTGGTGGTCTGCTCAACATCGGCGGCAGCGGCGGCCACGCCAATGCCGGTGACGGCGGCAACGCCGGCTCGATCATCGTCACCAGCAAGGACAGCCACGCGGTTGGCGGCGACCAGACCACCGCGGGGCACGATCTGGGCAGCGGCAACACCAGCTCGATCGACTCGTCGGTGCACACCGCGTCGTCGACCAACACCTCGCTGTCCGATCAGTCGGTGCACGACAGTTCGGTGGGCAACACCAGCACGCTGCACAGCGACAGCTCCGTGCACAGTTCGGTGACCGACGACTCGGTGCACCAGGTTGGTGGTCTGCACACCAACGTGTCGACCACCAACGACGTGGCCAGCCACAACACCGTCGACCCGCACGCCGGGTTCCACGGCTTCTGA
- a CDS encoding IniB N-terminal domain-containing protein, whose product MANSLLDFVMALVRDPDAAARYAADPSQAISDAHLIGVTSVDVNNLIPVVSESLTSPTGGDGFGDEPAGNVWASGAATAAFDAFGDHTPFVADTGHTVDQVIIEPDHVEPAAVDGFFTDPGLTAPPLDDSSLQLSDSVIDDAPPIHTDLGTDWTAPAVDDHHHDDGGAAFDMFS is encoded by the coding sequence ATGGCAAATTCGCTGCTCGACTTCGTCATGGCACTCGTGCGCGATCCCGATGCCGCAGCGCGTTACGCCGCAGACCCGTCGCAAGCTATCTCCGACGCCCATCTGATCGGCGTGACCAGCGTCGACGTCAATAATCTCATTCCGGTGGTGTCCGAATCGCTGACATCACCGACCGGTGGCGACGGCTTCGGTGACGAACCTGCGGGAAACGTCTGGGCAAGTGGTGCGGCCACGGCCGCGTTCGACGCTTTCGGCGACCACACACCTTTCGTTGCCGACACCGGGCACACCGTCGACCAGGTGATCATCGAGCCCGACCATGTCGAGCCCGCCGCGGTCGACGGCTTCTTCACCGATCCCGGGCTTACCGCGCCGCCGCTGGACGATTCGTCGTTGCAGCTCAGCGACAGCGTCATCGACGACGCCCCGCCTATCCACACCGACTTGGGTACGGATTGGACCGCCCCCGCGGTCGACGACCACCACCACGACGATGGTGGGGCCGCCTTCGATATGTTCAGCTGA